The Deinococcus cellulosilyticus NBRC 106333 = KACC 11606 genomic interval AAGCAACAGCAATACACCCTGAGGGTGATGGTGAAACCTGCAGGTTCCAAAGTGGTCGTGGCTGGGGAAAAAGTCAACCGCACAGCAACAGGTTCAAACAAGTTTGGGAACCTCAATGGCGGAGATTACACCATCACCGTCAGTAAACCGGGCTATCAGAGTGAGACTGTCTCGGTGTATCTCAATGAAGACCACACCGAAGCAGTTGGGCTCATCACCCTGAAGGAGGCCAGAATTCAGGCTCAGAAGGCGGCTAGAGAAGCCAAAGCACAAGCGGCTAGGGAAGCCAAAGAAGAGGCCGCACGGCTCCGCAAAGCAAATTACAGCACCCTGGACTTCCAGACCCAGTGCATGAGCATGATTCAGGAAAAACTCAAAGCCCCCAGCCAGGCAGACTTCAGTTTCAACTCTGACCCTTATGAAACCACCAAAGGTTATGAGTGGGTGTCCTATGTCGACGCTCCGAACAGTTTCGGCGTGAAACTCAGGGCAGACTTCGTGTGTTCCTTCTCCTGGGCGACCAACAAGATCAGTTTCGTGATGCAGTCCCGGTAATGGAGATATCCAAGAACACACCAGAAAATTCCAGTACGCTTTGAATAGCTGAATACCTGAGCACCATCCCAGACCACCCGCGAGGGTGGTTTTTTGTTAGGAGTCGCATGAACAGACGCACAGCCCTGTCCCTGATCCCGGTTGGCAATTCACCCCCTTCTGAGATTCGCATGTTCGCTTATGGCGAAACGGAGACCACCCGTGGACCGTTCACCCTCACACCAGAGGGAGCCCAGCGGATTGTGACCTTCTGGAATGACCGTGGGACCGACTGCAGTGCCGATTACGAGCACGGCATGCTGAACGCCATTCTGGGCACAGGTCAGTCCGTGCCCAGTGCTGCAGCCTTCCAGCTGGAAGCCAGAGAGGATGGCCTGTGGGCTGTGAACATCCGCTGGACTGAGAAGGCCAGTGCTCACATCGAAGCTGGAGAGTACAGGCATTACAGCCCTCTTTTCTATTTCGACCCGGACACCCGTGAGATCACTGAATTCATCAATTTCGCCCTCACGAACGTCCCAGCCATCAAGCACCAGTCCCCTCTGATGGCCCTGTCCATGAGCATGCCCGACCTGTACGCCCAGATTGGAGCCGCACTGAAAAACGAATTCGGTGCACAGGTCAGCATCAACACCGTCTTCACGGACTACGTGGTGTTCGACGTGTGGCTGGACGGCTCCGGCTACAAGACCTTCCGCACTGGATACCGCCTGGTCGGTGACCAGGTGCAACTGGATGACACCGCAACCGAGGCACGACAGCAATTCCAGGACGTGCCCAATGGAGCAAACATGAAAAAAATCCTTCTGGCCCTCAGTGCCCTTTCTCCTGCCCTGCAAATGGGCAACCTCGCCACCGAAGACGATGCCGTGCGTGCATTGGGTGCCCTCTCCGGCTTCGCAACTTCTGCCCAGGAACTCACTGGAGCATCCAGTCTCGAATCTGCTCTGGGCGTGCTCTCCGCCTGGAAGCAAAGCCATCAGCAGGTTGCTACCCTCTCTGCCCAGTTGGAGACCCTGCAGGCGAAAGAGAAGACCCGTCTGATCCATCAGGCCATTCATGTGGACAAGAAGCTGACCCCTGCCCAGGAGGAATGGGCACAGAAGCAGTCCATTGAAGCCCTGACTGCGTTTCTGGCAACGGCTCCGAAGATCGTGGGCGGCAACCACGACGACAATCCCTCTCCCCATGACCACATCACGGCAGAGCAATTTGCTGCCCTGAGTGGCCTGGAGAAAGCCGCCATCTACCAGCAGAACCCTGAACGCTACAAGCAACTCTCTGCTGAAGCCAAAACCCTCACCAGCAAAGGAAAGGCATAATCCATGACCACCACCACCAAAAATTCTGTGTTCATCCCTGAAGTTCTGGCCGACACCCTGCCCTCCGTTTTCGCGGGACGCAAAGCCCTCTACGGCACTGGCATCGTGGTGGTGAACCCCGGTCTGGACAGCCGCAGCCTGGGCGAAAAAGTGCAGGTGCCTTACTTCAACTCATTAGGGGAGTTCGAGGACCTGGCAACCGATGGGGACGAACTCACCCCCGCAGAACTGACCAGTGCTGACGATGAAAGCCCTGTGCTGCACAGCGGCAAGGCGTTCAGTATCACCAAGTGGGCTCAGATGGCCGCTGCAGGGGACCCCTACCAGGAAGCTGCAAACCAGATCAGCGAAGGGGCGTTCCGCCGCTTCGACAAGGCTCTGATTGACAAGGCAACCACCACCACCCTGATCAAAGACCTGACAGGTGAGGCCACCAAAACCTTCAACTGGAATGGTTTTGTGGAAGCCAAACTGCTGTGGGGCGATGAGCAGGACGGCATGGTGCTGATGATCGTGCACTCCAAGGTGTACGGCGACATGCTCAAAGAAAAAGATGAGCAGGGCCGCCCTCTGCTGGTGGACATGCGTGACGGCACCCTGCCCCGCTACGGTGGCATTCCCGTGGCTGTCAGTGACCGCTGTAAGGTGATCCCTGCAGCTGGAGAAACCCCTGCCAAGTATGAAAGCTACATCGGCAAGAAGGGTGCATTGGCCCTCTGGTACAACAGCGACTTCGGTCTGGACACCGACAAGAACATCCTCAAGGACTCCAAAGAGGCCGCTGTGCACATCTACTACGTGGCTCACCTGTACCGCCGTTGTGCTGGTGGCACCAAGCCCGGAATTGTGAAGATCATCAGCCACTGAGCCCTGAAGCCCTGCAGGAGGAATCCCCATGTACCTGAGCATCACTGACCTGACAACCAAAATGCAGAAAACTGTGCTGCTCAGCAAAGTGGACGATGAGGGCACCAAGGTCCTGGACCTGACCCCCAGCACTGAAGAAGATCCAAACCCCCAGTATGACCGGGTAATGCAAGCCCTGGAAGCCGCCTGTGAACTGGCAGATTCCCACATCGGCATGCGTTACCCTGTCCCACTGGACCCATGCCCGAAAGTGGTCCGTGACCGCTGCCTGGACATCGCCATTTATGAACTGTGGTCCAGAAAGGGCATTTCCCCGGAATCCGCTGATGAAATCGTGGAAAGAAAGTACACGGCTGCAGTCAAATGGCTGGAGCAGGTCGGAGAGGGAAAGGCTGTCCTGCCCATCCCGAATCCTCCTGCAGAAACCCCCACCACCCCCAGCGGCAGCCCCATCGCTGTTCGCACAGCGGAACGGAGGGGATGGTGAGCAGCACCAGGCAGGTCATTCAGGGCATGGACGCCCTGCAAACGGAGCTGAGGCGACTCAGCACCCTGCGTCTGGAGCGGATTGCCAAACCCATCGCGGAGCAGATGGTCACCAGCACCAAGCAGCGGTTCATCGAACAGCACGACCCCCAGGGCAACCCCTGGACGCCCCTCTCACCCCGGACCGTTGCCAAGCGTCTTGGAGGCAGCAAAGCCTACACCAAGAAGGGGCAACTGCGGAAGTCCGCTGTGCGTCGCATGGCCGCCATGAAAATCCTCATAGACACTGCTGACCTGATGAACAGCATCCAGTGGAACGTCAAAGGTGGACAGGTGGCATGGGGCACCAACAAGGATTACGCCAAAGTCCAGAACTTTGGGGGTCCTGCTGGTCGTGGCCTGGCAGTGAACATCCCTGCCCGTACGTTCATGGGCATCAGCAGTGAAGACCAGGACTACATCATCGACGTGGTGACCCGTCACGTCTCAGGAGGATCATGAACCAGATTCAGCTTGTGCGTGAACACCTGCAGGCCGGACTAATCGCTGCAGGTGTCCAGCCTGGAAGCATCCTGTTGCAGGTCCCCCTGGGAGAAACCTTCGACGGTCAAACTGCAGCAAGCATCCTGACATCACTTGCCCCTCTGGAGCATGTGAACCGCAAGGCATCAGGCACCGGAACCCATGCCAGACGTGTGCTCTGGGAAGCCAGGGTGCGATACACCGTGGAGATCGCCACCAGCATTGATCTGGTTGCCACAGAGATGATCCTCAACAATCTGCTGGTGTGGCTGGTCAACCACAAACTGAACGACCCGGTGAACGGAGAGCCGATCACCTTTGATGACCCAATGCAAATCCAGTGGGTCAGTGGAGACGGCACCCTGCTGCCCCCCACAAAGGTGATGGTGAACTTCACCGTGCTTGTATCCATCTACAACGACACCGAACTGGTCCAACTGACTGTGATCCTGCAACGCCGGATCGCTGGAGGAAACCCCGATGAGTAGAGAAGAACCCACCGTGTCCCGTGACGTGCATTACGTCGCTCCTGGCAGTGCAGATGGCAAGCACCCACCTGCACACCGTGCTGCGAAAGTCACGGCCATCCCTGACCTCAATGATCCCTGGACCATCAGCGTGGTCGTGTTCAATCCCACCGGGCTCCACTTCAACCTCTCCGTTCCCTACGACGAAACCGGGCAGAAGCCAGGGACCTGGCACTACCCCGAAAGGAAACCAAATGCCTGACGACAAACCCAAAACCGAAAGCATCGAGGTGATTGCCAGACGCCTGAAGGTGCGTGACGGCCACCTGAATGGCCTGCTGCTCCGCAAAGGCTGGGCATACGGCCACCAGATCACCGAAGACGGCTTCAAGGCCGAGTTGCAGAACTGGCTGAAGGGACCTACGGTCGCTCCCGTGGAACCCACCCCAGCAGCTGCAGACCTCTCCACTGAGGAGGAACAACAGTGAGCTTGCCTGGCGTGACAGTCCAGAAAAAAGACGGTGGCCTGGGGTCCATCCCGGAGTCCGCTGACGGAAAACGCGGCATCGTGGGCGTCTGCACATCCGGCACCCCCAACCAGATTTACATCCTTGTTGATCCTGGGACCGTGGTGGGTGTGCTGGGTCGGGGACCCCTGTCGGATGCAGCCATCACCCAGCTCCGTGAAGGTGGAGGGGTCATCTACGCTGTGCCTGCAGAGGCAAGTATTGATGGCACCATCACCCCTGATGTGGGCAATCCCTCCAGTCCTGCAGTCACCCTGGGCACCACCCCCACGGAAGCCCTACTGGTCCATGCGAAGATCACCAAGAGCGGTGCTCTTGGTGCTGGACAGTTCCAGTTTTCTCTGGACGGTGGTGACTCCTGGAGTCGCAGCTACACCCTAGCTGCAAGCTTCGCCATTCCCGGACGTGGCCTGACCCTGACCTTTGCTGCAGGAAGCTACACCGTGGGAGCCACTTACAAGTGGACCGTCACCGCTCCCACCGCTTCCATTGGAGATCTCCAGACTGCAGCGGAAGTCCTCAAAGACAGCCCTTACCTGATGGAATGGATTCACTTCGCCCAGCCCGGCGACAACTCCCTCTGGGCTGTGGCTGCCAGCGTGGTGGAAGACTGCTTCCAGTCCTACAAGTACACCCACGCCATCTGTGAAGCCCCCGCCCCTGGAGCCAACGTGAATACCTGGGTCAGCACCACCCTGACCGGTTACCGCAACAGCTTCCAGAGCCGTGATGTTTCCGTCGTGGCGTCCTGGGCGGAGGTTGTGGACCCCACTGGCCTGCAGGTGGAACGGAACGTGGCCTCGAAGTACATCGGGCGTCTCAGCAAGTATGGCCTGGCAGACAACCCTGCCCATGTGGGTGCTGGTGCCATCAACGGCATCCAGGTTCCCAGTCCCTTCCACACCGGAACCTACGGCAAGGCGTCCGACTACAACAATGGTCATGCTCTGGCCCTGGATGAACTGGGTTACGTGGCCCTCATGCAGCATAAAGGACGTGCAGGTTACTTCTTTGTGGAAGGCCGCACGATGGCAGACCCCAGCTCCGATTACTCGAACATCATGAATGTCCGGGTGATGAACAAGGTCATGACCCTCAGCCGTCAGGTGTGGCTTGACCAGGTGCAGGGCAAAGTGGACCCCACCAACATCGAAGCGTCCCTGGCCTACATGGTCGCCAAGAGCAATGCCGTCCTGAACCTGATGGCTGCCCGTGGTGAACTCATCGGAGCCAGCATCAGCATCCCTGCAGGTCAGGACGTGCTGTCCAGCCATCAGATCATCGTCGAGATCCGGGTGATTCCCTTCGGCTACACCCGTGAAATCATCCTGACCGTCGGCTACGAAAACCCGCTGCTGCAAGCAGCCTGAGGTGAATCATGGGCAAACAGATCAACGGTAAATTCTACGACTGGGGCGACGTCACAGTGAACCTGCCCCACGGCACCATGCTCGACGGAGAAGAAATCAACTACTCCGACGAGATGGGCGTCAACCGCTCCCAGGGCAAAGGACTCGGCACCCGTGGCTATGGCCGCAGCCAGTACAAGTCCGGTGGGGACATCACCCTCAAGCGGGAAGAGTACAACCGCCTGGAGAAAGCCGCTGAAGGCGGCATCTACAGCATGAAGCCCTTTCCGATCACCGTCAGTTACGTCAACGAAGACGGTGAAACCGTCACAGACACGCTGGAGCACTGCATCTTCAAGAAACGCGACTTCAAAGCAGGCGAAAAGTCTGACTTCATGACCGTCAAGCTCGACTTCGAAATCCTCGGCCAGATCCTCACCAACGGCAAACCCGCCTACAAGGAGTAAACCCACATGCTGAAAACCACCGTGATCCAGATCAATGACGACACCAACGACACCACCCATGAGTTCACTTTCCGTGAACCCACCACCCCTGTGGTCAGCCGCTACTTCAGCATGGCCGGAAAGAACCTGCCCAAGGCTTCCCATGAGTTTTGCAATGACACCATCGTCCCAGAGCAGAAAGACCAGTGGCTGAACGTCCTGCAGACGAAACCCGGTTACGCGGTGCAGGCCGCCAACCGCATGCTGGACCTGCTGGGGTACGGTGCTGAAACAAAAAAGATCGAACGCCCAACTGGTTCGAACAAAGAATCGGCCTGATCCGGTTCTTTCTGCACCAGGAACCTGCAGTCAACTTCGATGACTTCGAACAGCAGGCGGCCCTGGCAGAGTGGATGGAGGACCGCTACTACGACCAACTGAGCGTCCGCATCGCCAACAACCTCGGTCAAGTTCTCGGATAGAGCAGGAGCAGGAGACCCCTGCTCCTGCTTTCACAGGAGAAACATGTCAGTATTCAACCTTCAAGTGCTGATCAACCTGGTGGACAGGCTGTCCGGTCCCCTACAGGAACCCATCCGGCGACTGCAGGAACTGGAACGCCAGTCCAACCGGGTGACTCAAAGCATGCAGAACATGCAAACGGGTGCGTCCCTCATGGCTGGAGGTCTGGGTTTAGCCGCCCCTCTGATCTTCGGTGCGAACGAAGCCATCAACTTCGAGGACAAACTGGCCGATGTCAGAAAGGTGATGGATGAACTGGAAAACCACCAGGTCTTCCAGAAGATGGGAGCGGACCTCAGACGCATGTCCAACGTTATTCCCATGACGGCACAGGACCTCACTGAAATTGGTGCATTTGCGGCAGCATCCAAACTGGAAGATACCCGCAAAGGTGTCCTGAGAATGATTGAGGACTCCGCGAAAATGGGTGTCGCTTTCGACATGTCAGCAGCAGATTCCGGTGAAGCCCTCGCAGGTCTCCGCAACATCTTTGGACTCACTGAAGATGGGGTGGTGGAACTCGGGGATGCTGTGAACTATCTGGGCAACAACACCAGTGCCCGGGCCAGAGACATGGTGAATTTCCTCAACCGTGCCGGAGCGGTCGGCAAACAAGTGGGCTTGACGGCCATGCAAACTGCAGCCCTCGGCAACGCATTCCTGGCCCTTCGCACACCCCCTGAAATTGCGGCACGGGCTGTCACCCAGGGACTGATCCCCAGCCTGCAAACCGCCACCCGTCAAGGGAAGAAGTTCGAAGAGGCTGCAAGGAGCATTGGTCTGACTGCCCAGGAGATCCAGGACAGCATGAAAATGGACCCGCAAGGGACCATCCTGGATGTGCTGGAGCGAGTCAACAAGTCCGACAACAAGATGCTGGTCCTCACTGACATGTTTGGTGTGGGCTGGGCTGACGACATTGCGAAACTCGCAGGCTCCATGGACGTGTACTACAAAGCCCTGGGGCTCGTCTCAGACAAAACCAAGTACGCAGGCAGCATGCAGAAAGAGTATGAGGGCCGCATCAACACCACCAAGACCCAATTGAAACTGCTCTGGAACGGGATCACCAACGTTGGCGGAGCCCTGGGTGACACCTTCTTGCCTTACATCAAACAGGGTGTGTTGTGGACCAACAAGCTGGGCCAGGGCATTTTCGAGCTGACCCAGAAGCACCCCACACTGACCCGCATGATCACCTTTGGGATGATTGCCGTGGCCCTGCTGACTCTTGCCATAGGTGGAACCATCTTCGCTCTGGGCATGTTCGGGTTCATGGCAGCCAATGCCAGTGCAGGACTCACGCTGCTGAAGATGAAAGCAGCAGACGCCAGGACCTACATCACAGCCCTCAGGAACAGCCTGGTCGCACGCATCACAGGGGGATGGATTCCTTCCACCACAGCCCAGATGCAGATGTTTGGAGGGGCAACAACCCTGAACCAGATCGCCCTGCAGGGCTTGCGGCAGGCATTCCTTGGGGCTGCCCGTGCAGCCTGGGCATTCCTGGCCCCCATCCTTGCCAACCCCATCACCTGGGTGGTGGTGGCTGTCCTGGCTCTCGCTGCAGCATTCGTGGTGTTGTACCAGCGTTCAGAAGCCTTCAGGCAGGCTGTTCAAAACGGTCTGGCTCCGTTGCAGGTGGCCTGGAGGCGGTTCCTGGGCACCGTCGAACTGCTGAAGAAAAGCTTCTCTGGACTGGCTGAAAGTGTCGCCAAAGCCCTGAAGTTCGATTCGGCCCAGAAGATGTTCTTCACCTTCCTGGGATGGATCATGTTCGGAGTGGGCTTCGTGCTTGGCTTCATCGTCGGACTGGCAACGATGGTGGTCACCAAAGTGCTGGACACCTTCAGTGCCGTGTTCCTGATCTTCTCTGGGCTGTTCACCTGGCTGCATGGCGTCCTGACCGGGAACAGCAAACTGATCCAGCAAGGACAGAAGCAGTTTCTGGATGGCATTCACCTGCTGTGGAAGACCCTGCTGGGCAACACCATCCAGGCTGTGGTCACCTGGGTCCCCAAGATCTGGAAGGCATTCACAGACTGGCTGCCAGGAGCCCTCAAAGCCATCAAGGACTGGTCCACGGACCTCTTCCATGCTGGAGCCCACCTGGTCAGTGGCCTGATTGACGGCGTCAAGAGCAAAATCACCGGAGCGGTCGACGCCATCAAAGGTGTTGGCAATGGGATCATGACCCAGTTCAAGAAAGCCCTGGGCATCCAGTCGCCCAGCCGGGTGTTCAAAGGCTTCGGTATCCACCTGATGGAAGGACTGTCACTGGGCATCGAGGGCACAGCCAAGAAAGCCGCTGACGCCACCAAGAAAGCCGCTCTGGGTGTGATGGGAGCAGCTGCACTCACCCTCCCGGTGAGCGTGGCCGCACCCGCAACGCTGCAGGCTCCTGCAAGGGTCCAACAGAGCCAGGTGCTTCAAGGTTCTGCAGCACTGCAGGCCACCCATCCGGTACTACAGAAAGTCAGCCAGATCCCCGAGATTCCTGAACTTGAGAACCCAGTCATGGATGCACAGGGACAGGTCAAGACTGCCCTGGAGCATCATGAGCTGAAGACCGTCAGCCTGCAGGCACCTGCCAAGAAGGAGAAGGAAGAAGCAGCCCAGAAGCCTGCAGACCAGGGTCTGGCAACCATGAACTTCGCTGGAGCCACCATCATCTTCCAGATGCCTGAGGGGTCCAGTCAGGATCAACTGGCGGCATTTGCAGCACTCCTGCAAAGCCTGAAACCCGCCACGTAAACCAACTGGAGATATCCAAAAAGACCACACCACTTTCATCTATGCTGAGTAAAGTTTAGCGACCCCGAGAGAAAACGCTCTCGGGGTCGTGCTTTTGGGAGACGCATGGGCGAATACCTACAACCCGACACACAATCCATCAAGGTGGGCGGAGTCCTGCTGCCAGGGATCATCACCGGAATTGAGGTCAGCGGTGAACTGCGTCTGGAGAAACAAAAGACAGACGGCAAGAGTGGCAGCACCACCCTCCTGAAAGGCTTTGAAGAAGCGTCCATTCGCGTGAGCCTGGAACTCCTTGCTGGAGACAGCGAAATCAAGTCCCTCGAAAAGGTCTTCAAGGGGTACGCGTCTGCCCTCAAAAGCAAAGGAGTGCGGGTTGTGAACCGCCATCTGGATGCTCGTGGGGTGAAGCTGCTGGTCTTCAAGAAACTCACCACCAGAGACGATTACGCCAGAGGAATGGTTGTGGCCGAACTGGAGTTCTCCGAATATGACATGGAAGCCGCCCGACTGGAAGATAAAGATGCAGCAGGCTCTGGCCTGGGATCAGGTCTCGGAAACGGCACCGGATCAGACGGCCAAAACAATGGCAAAGGCAACGACGGCAAGACTGGAAAAGCAGGAGTTTCCAGCCCCGTGGATCAACTCTTTGACATGGGAGCCAAGGGCTACACCCTGGGCAACAATGTCGCCCAGAACCCTCTGGGCACCCTGGGTGGGATGGTTGGCAAATGAGGACCTTCGAGCTGTCTGAACCCTATGCCAGAGTGAACGGTCTGCCCCTCACCAGCCTGCAGGTGTCCAGCTCTCTGGTGGTGCCATGGAGGTCCGCCACCATCCGCTCTGATGCCCTGCAGGGACAGGTCAGTTGCATTGCCGGGTACAGAGGAAAGGGTGAGTGGCCCGTCTTCCAGGGACTGGTGGACTCCCCAGAGTCAGACGTGCTGGGCACAGGTCACGCCGTTGCCAGAGGACTCCATGAATGGCGGAAGGTACTGCCTGCCCAGTCCTTCCAGGACCCCGACCTGCAGACCGTGCTGCAGTTTGTGGCAGCACAGTGCAGCGGCAAACTCTCCAGTGCCGTAAAGGGTGGTCGCAGACGCCACTACTCC includes:
- a CDS encoding DUF6848 family protein, whose amino-acid sequence is MLKTTVIQINDDTNDTTHEFTFREPTTPVVSRYFSMAGKNLPKASHEFCNDTIVPEQKDQWLNVLQTKPGYAVQAANRMLDLLGYGAETKKIERPTGSNKESA
- a CDS encoding phage major capsid protein, with the translated sequence MTTTTKNSVFIPEVLADTLPSVFAGRKALYGTGIVVVNPGLDSRSLGEKVQVPYFNSLGEFEDLATDGDELTPAELTSADDESPVLHSGKAFSITKWAQMAAAGDPYQEAANQISEGAFRRFDKALIDKATTTTLIKDLTGEATKTFNWNGFVEAKLLWGDEQDGMVLMIVHSKVYGDMLKEKDEQGRPLLVDMRDGTLPRYGGIPVAVSDRCKVIPAAGETPAKYESYIGKKGALALWYNSDFGLDTDKNILKDSKEAAVHIYYVAHLYRRCAGGTKPGIVKIISH
- a CDS encoding DUF2586 family protein; the encoded protein is MSLPGVTVQKKDGGLGSIPESADGKRGIVGVCTSGTPNQIYILVDPGTVVGVLGRGPLSDAAITQLREGGGVIYAVPAEASIDGTITPDVGNPSSPAVTLGTTPTEALLVHAKITKSGALGAGQFQFSLDGGDSWSRSYTLAASFAIPGRGLTLTFAAGSYTVGATYKWTVTAPTASIGDLQTAAEVLKDSPYLMEWIHFAQPGDNSLWAVAASVVEDCFQSYKYTHAICEAPAPGANVNTWVSTTLTGYRNSFQSRDVSVVASWAEVVDPTGLQVERNVASKYIGRLSKYGLADNPAHVGAGAINGIQVPSPFHTGTYGKASDYNNGHALALDELGYVALMQHKGRAGYFFVEGRTMADPSSDYSNIMNVRVMNKVMTLSRQVWLDQVQGKVDPTNIEASLAYMVAKSNAVLNLMAARGELIGASISIPAGQDVLSSHQIIVEIRVIPFGYTREIILTVGYENPLLQAA
- a CDS encoding phage protease, with amino-acid sequence MNRRTALSLIPVGNSPPSEIRMFAYGETETTRGPFTLTPEGAQRIVTFWNDRGTDCSADYEHGMLNAILGTGQSVPSAAAFQLEAREDGLWAVNIRWTEKASAHIEAGEYRHYSPLFYFDPDTREITEFINFALTNVPAIKHQSPLMALSMSMPDLYAQIGAALKNEFGAQVSINTVFTDYVVFDVWLDGSGYKTFRTGYRLVGDQVQLDDTATEARQQFQDVPNGANMKKILLALSALSPALQMGNLATEDDAVRALGALSGFATSAQELTGASSLESALGVLSAWKQSHQQVATLSAQLETLQAKEKTRLIHQAIHVDKKLTPAQEEWAQKQSIEALTAFLATAPKIVGGNHDDNPSPHDHITAEQFAALSGLEKAAIYQQNPERYKQLSAEAKTLTSKGKA
- a CDS encoding phage tail tape measure protein, whose amino-acid sequence is MSVFNLQVLINLVDRLSGPLQEPIRRLQELERQSNRVTQSMQNMQTGASLMAGGLGLAAPLIFGANEAINFEDKLADVRKVMDELENHQVFQKMGADLRRMSNVIPMTAQDLTEIGAFAAASKLEDTRKGVLRMIEDSAKMGVAFDMSAADSGEALAGLRNIFGLTEDGVVELGDAVNYLGNNTSARARDMVNFLNRAGAVGKQVGLTAMQTAALGNAFLALRTPPEIAARAVTQGLIPSLQTATRQGKKFEEAARSIGLTAQEIQDSMKMDPQGTILDVLERVNKSDNKMLVLTDMFGVGWADDIAKLAGSMDVYYKALGLVSDKTKYAGSMQKEYEGRINTTKTQLKLLWNGITNVGGALGDTFLPYIKQGVLWTNKLGQGIFELTQKHPTLTRMITFGMIAVALLTLAIGGTIFALGMFGFMAANASAGLTLLKMKAADARTYITALRNSLVARITGGWIPSTTAQMQMFGGATTLNQIALQGLRQAFLGAARAAWAFLAPILANPITWVVVAVLALAAAFVVLYQRSEAFRQAVQNGLAPLQVAWRRFLGTVELLKKSFSGLAESVAKALKFDSAQKMFFTFLGWIMFGVGFVLGFIVGLATMVVTKVLDTFSAVFLIFSGLFTWLHGVLTGNSKLIQQGQKQFLDGIHLLWKTLLGNTIQAVVTWVPKIWKAFTDWLPGALKAIKDWSTDLFHAGAHLVSGLIDGVKSKITGAVDAIKGVGNGIMTQFKKALGIQSPSRVFKGFGIHLMEGLSLGIEGTAKKAADATKKAALGVMGAAALTLPVSVAAPATLQAPARVQQSQVLQGSAALQATHPVLQKVSQIPEIPELENPVMDAQGQVKTALEHHELKTVSLQAPAKKEKEEAAQKPADQGLATMNFAGATIIFQMPEGSSQDQLAAFAALLQSLKPAT
- a CDS encoding PEGA domain-containing protein; this translates as MYGLVILLVIGSFVAPFFVVRKMKGCMKFIVGFGVWVLMLSLAGGVSVGINKQQQYTLRVMVKPAGSKVVVAGEKVNRTATGSNKFGNLNGGDYTITVSKPGYQSETVSVYLNEDHTEAVGLITLKEARIQAQKAAREAKAQAAREAKEEAARLRKANYSTLDFQTQCMSMIQEKLKAPSQADFSFNSDPYETTKGYEWVSYVDAPNSFGVKLRADFVCSFSWATNKISFVMQSR
- a CDS encoding phage virion morphogenesis protein, with the translated sequence MVSSTRQVIQGMDALQTELRRLSTLRLERIAKPIAEQMVTSTKQRFIEQHDPQGNPWTPLSPRTVAKRLGGSKAYTKKGQLRKSAVRRMAAMKILIDTADLMNSIQWNVKGGQVAWGTNKDYAKVQNFGGPAGRGLAVNIPARTFMGISSEDQDYIIDVVTRHVSGGS
- a CDS encoding gp436 family protein, with translation MYLSITDLTTKMQKTVLLSKVDDEGTKVLDLTPSTEEDPNPQYDRVMQALEAACELADSHIGMRYPVPLDPCPKVVRDRCLDIAIYELWSRKGISPESADEIVERKYTAAVKWLEQVGEGKAVLPIPNPPAETPTTPSGSPIAVRTAERRGW